The following proteins are encoded in a genomic region of Betaproteobacteria bacterium:
- the xerD gene encoding site-specific tyrosine recombinase XerD, with amino-acid sequence MAQATSDDPLIDGFCDSLWLEDGLSRNTLDAYRRDLALFATWLHGDRGSALLTATHADILAYLAHRYRARTKASSAGRLLSTLKRFYRMQVRDSRLSADPTLNVDSPKLPRPLPKSLTEADVDRLLSAPDMSSAMGLRDRAMLELLYATGLRVTELVTLRLTQVSRDAGVLRVVGKGTKERLVPIGEEAIDWLERYLRESRPVLLESRISDAIFVTHRAEPMTRQAFWMLVKRYAFEAGIARSISPHVLRHAFATHLLNHGADLRVVQMLLGHADVSTTQIYTHVARERLKQLHEKHHPRG; translated from the coding sequence ATCGCCCAGGCCACCTCCGACGATCCCCTCATCGATGGCTTCTGCGACAGCCTGTGGCTCGAGGATGGCCTGTCGAGGAACACGCTGGATGCCTACAGGCGCGATCTCGCGCTGTTCGCGACGTGGCTGCACGGGGATCGCGGGAGCGCCCTTCTCACGGCGACGCATGCGGACATCCTCGCGTACCTTGCGCACCGCTACCGCGCCCGGACGAAGGCCAGCTCCGCAGGCCGCCTGCTATCGACGCTGAAGCGCTTCTACCGCATGCAAGTTCGCGACTCCCGCCTGTCGGCCGACCCGACACTGAACGTCGATTCGCCGAAGTTGCCGCGTCCCCTGCCCAAGTCGCTCACCGAGGCGGACGTGGATCGCCTCCTGTCCGCACCCGACATGTCGAGCGCCATGGGACTGCGGGATCGCGCGATGCTGGAACTGCTGTACGCGACGGGCCTGCGCGTGACCGAACTGGTCACGCTGCGGCTCACGCAGGTGAGCCGGGACGCGGGGGTGCTGCGCGTGGTCGGGAAAGGGACCAAGGAGCGCCTGGTCCCCATCGGAGAGGAAGCGATCGACTGGCTCGAGCGGTATCTGCGCGAAAGCCGCCCCGTTCTACTTGAATCCCGGATCTCCGACGCCATCTTCGTGACTCACCGCGCCGAGCCGATGACGCGGCAGGCATTCTGGATGCTGGTGAAACGCTATGCGTTCGAAGCGGGCATCGCCAGATCCATTTCTCCGCACGTGCTGCGCCACGCCTTTGCCACGCATCTGCTCAACCACGGCGCCGACCTGCGCGTCGTGCAGATGCTGCTGGGCCATGCCGACGTGTCCACGACGCAGATCTACACGCACGTTGCCCGCGAGCGCCTCAAGCAGCTGCACGAGAAGCATCACCCGCGCGGTTAG
- a CDS encoding TRAP transporter fused permease subunit codes for MSTRSPSGPQVDADRLAAADRFVEEEEGAVNRLRGVLGVLLTVALAGTSLWHLYAAFDIVSAPWMRGVHVALMLGLLFLTLPASRRFRDRIMPWDWPLALVTFGCIAYLLHDWDAISERATEPQTWDIVAGGLLILLVLEAVRRASGWVMPAVVSAFIAYAFAGPWLPAPWTHKGYDLDRLVGHMTMTMEGIFGTPIDVCATLIVLFTIYGAVLQYSGAGKFFIDFALAVMGRRKGAPGRAVVLGSFLLGGPSGSGVATTVTLGSVAYPLLERAGYSKESAGGLLAAGGLGAILSPPVLGAAAFLIAEFLKISYLDVIRMAAIPTVLYYLSLFVMVEIDARKFGGAVAAGAGLRASTLVRQHGYHFLSLVTVVVFLVIGFSPMTSVFWAIVIAVALSFVRRDTALVPKRLLGALAEGSRGVLGVAATCAAAGIIVGVVTLTGLGLKFSGIVIDYADGSRALTALYTALLVWIVGLAVPVTASYIICAVVAAPALIHVGIADYAAHMFIFYYAVLSEVSPPTALSPFAAAAITGGDPYRTTLSSWKYTLPAFVTPFMFVLAPEGVGLLLSGPAADIALVVVTAIGGIVALAIGAQGWLSHKLSLVERAAFIVAGLLLAWSASWSDTAGALLAVAAVVLHRWRTGPGSRRSSG; via the coding sequence ATGTCCACACGCTCCCCATCCGGCCCGCAGGTCGATGCAGACCGCCTCGCCGCGGCCGACCGCTTCGTCGAGGAAGAGGAAGGCGCTGTCAACCGGCTTCGCGGTGTCCTCGGGGTGCTGCTCACCGTTGCCCTGGCGGGAACCTCGCTGTGGCATCTCTATGCGGCGTTCGACATCGTCAGCGCTCCCTGGATGCGAGGCGTGCACGTGGCGCTGATGCTGGGTCTGCTGTTCCTGACGCTGCCCGCCTCACGGCGTTTTCGCGATCGCATCATGCCGTGGGACTGGCCGCTCGCGCTGGTCACCTTCGGCTGCATCGCCTATCTGTTGCACGACTGGGACGCCATCTCCGAACGCGCGACCGAACCGCAGACGTGGGACATCGTTGCGGGCGGCCTCCTCATCCTGCTGGTACTGGAGGCCGTGCGCCGGGCGAGCGGGTGGGTCATGCCCGCCGTTGTCTCGGCCTTCATCGCCTACGCATTCGCCGGGCCCTGGCTGCCCGCTCCCTGGACTCACAAGGGCTACGATCTCGACCGGCTCGTCGGCCACATGACGATGACGATGGAAGGCATCTTCGGCACGCCCATCGACGTCTGCGCCACGCTCATCGTGCTCTTCACCATCTACGGCGCCGTGCTGCAGTATTCCGGTGCGGGCAAGTTCTTCATCGATTTCGCGCTTGCCGTGATGGGCCGCCGCAAGGGTGCGCCGGGCCGCGCGGTGGTGTTGGGTTCTTTCCTGCTCGGCGGGCCTTCGGGCAGCGGTGTGGCGACCACCGTCACGCTCGGTTCCGTTGCCTATCCGCTCCTGGAACGTGCCGGCTACAGCAAGGAATCCGCGGGAGGACTGCTTGCGGCCGGGGGGCTGGGTGCCATTCTCTCTCCCCCCGTTCTGGGCGCCGCCGCCTTTCTCATCGCCGAGTTCCTGAAGATCTCCTATCTCGACGTGATCCGCATGGCGGCCATCCCGACCGTGCTTTACTACCTCTCGCTGTTCGTGATGGTGGAGATCGACGCGCGCAAGTTCGGTGGCGCCGTGGCCGCCGGCGCCGGCCTGCGTGCCTCCACGCTCGTCCGCCAGCACGGCTACCACTTCCTGTCGCTGGTCACCGTCGTCGTGTTCCTCGTGATCGGTTTCTCGCCCATGACGTCCGTGTTCTGGGCGATCGTCATCGCCGTCGCACTGAGCTTCGTGCGCCGCGACACCGCCCTAGTGCCCAAGCGCCTCCTCGGCGCGCTTGCCGAAGGATCGCGCGGTGTGCTGGGTGTGGCGGCCACGTGCGCCGCAGCCGGAATCATCGTCGGCGTCGTCACGCTCACCGGACTGGGGCTCAAGTTCAGTGGCATCGTCATCGACTATGCGGACGGCAGCCGCGCGCTGACCGCGCTGTACACGGCGTTGCTCGTGTGGATCGTGGGTCTCGCCGTGCCAGTGACGGCCTCCTACATCATCTGCGCGGTCGTGGCCGCCCCGGCGCTGATCCACGTGGGCATCGCCGACTACGCTGCGCACATGTTCATCTTCTACTACGCCGTGCTGTCCGAAGTCTCGCCGCCCACAGCGCTGTCTCCGTTTGCCGCAGCCGCCATCACGGGCGGCGATCCCTACCGGACGACGCTCTCCTCGTGGAAGTACACCTTGCCGGCGTTCGTCACGCCGTTCATGTTCGTGCTGGCGCCCGAGGGCGTGGGACTGCTGCTGTCCGGCCCCGCCGCCGACATCGCACTCGTCGTCGTCACGGCGATCGGCGGGATCGTCGCGCTGGCCATCGGTGCGCAGGGCTGGCTCTCGCACAAGCTGTCTCTCGTCGAGCGTGCCGCCTTCATCGTGGCCGGTCTGCTGCTGGCGTGGTCGGCGTCGTGGAGCGACACGGCAGGTGCTTTGCTTGCCGTGGCCGCCGTGGTGTTGCACCGGTGGCGCACCGGGCCCGGTTCACGGCGCAGTTCCGGGTGA